In a single window of the Pseudomonas entomophila genome:
- the purB gene encoding adenylosuccinate lyase codes for MQLSSLTAVSPVDGRYAGKTQALRPIFSEFGLIRFRALVEVRWLQRLAAHPQIGEVPAFSAEANALLDSLATDFKLEHAERVKEIERTTNHDVKAIEYLLKEQAAQLPELAKVSEFIHFACTSEDINNLSHALMLRAGRDEVLLPLMRQIAEAIRALAHAHAEVPMLSRTHGQPASPTTLGKELANVVYRLERQIAQVAAVPLLGKINGAVGNYNAHLSAYSQIDWEQNARAFIEDELGLVFNPYTTQIEPHDYIAELFDAIARFNTILIDFDRDVWGYISLGYFKQKTVAGEIGSSTMPHKVNPIDFENSEGNLGIANALFQHLASKLPISRWQRDLTDSTVLRNLGVGFAHSVIAYEASLKGIGKLEVNAARIAADLDACWEVLAEPIQTVMRRFNIENPYEKLKELTRGKGITPEALLTFIDGLDMPADAKAELKQLTPATYIGNAVAQAKRI; via the coding sequence ATGCAGCTCTCCTCGCTCACTGCGGTTTCCCCTGTAGACGGCCGTTATGCCGGCAAAACCCAGGCCCTGCGCCCCATCTTCAGCGAATTCGGCCTGATCCGTTTCCGCGCCCTGGTCGAAGTGCGCTGGCTGCAGCGCCTGGCCGCCCACCCGCAGATCGGCGAAGTGCCGGCGTTCTCCGCCGAAGCCAACGCCCTGCTGGACAGCCTGGCCACCGATTTCAAGCTCGAGCACGCCGAACGCGTCAAAGAGATCGAGCGCACCACCAACCATGACGTCAAGGCCATCGAGTACCTGCTCAAGGAGCAAGCGGCTCAACTGCCTGAACTGGCCAAGGTCAGCGAGTTCATCCACTTCGCCTGCACCAGCGAGGACATCAACAACCTGTCCCACGCCCTGATGCTGCGCGCTGGCCGCGACGAAGTGCTGCTGCCGCTAATGCGCCAGATCGCCGAGGCCATCCGTGCCCTGGCCCACGCCCACGCCGAAGTCCCCATGCTGTCGCGCACCCACGGCCAGCCGGCCTCGCCGACCACCCTGGGTAAAGAGCTGGCCAACGTCGTCTACCGCCTGGAGCGCCAGATCGCTCAAGTGGCCGCCGTACCGCTGCTGGGCAAGATCAATGGCGCCGTAGGCAACTACAACGCCCACCTGTCGGCCTACTCGCAGATCGATTGGGAGCAGAACGCTCGCGCCTTCATCGAGGACGAACTGGGCCTGGTGTTCAACCCCTACACCACCCAGATCGAGCCGCACGACTACATCGCCGAGCTGTTCGACGCCATCGCCCGCTTCAACACCATCCTCATCGACTTCGACCGCGACGTCTGGGGCTACATCTCGCTGGGCTACTTCAAGCAGAAGACCGTCGCCGGCGAGATCGGCTCCTCGACCATGCCGCACAAGGTCAACCCGATCGACTTCGAGAACTCCGAAGGCAACCTGGGGATCGCCAACGCGCTGTTCCAGCACCTGGCCAGCAAACTGCCAATCTCGCGCTGGCAGCGTGACCTGACCGACTCCACCGTGCTGCGCAACCTGGGCGTGGGCTTCGCCCACAGCGTCATCGCCTATGAAGCCAGCCTGAAAGGCATCGGCAAGCTGGAAGTCAACGCCGCGCGTATCGCCGCCGACCTGGACGCCTGCTGGGAAGTCCTGGCCGAGCCGATCCAGACCGTGATGCGCCGCTTCAACATTGAGAACCCCTACGAGAAGCTCAAGGAGCTGACCCGTGGCAAGGGCATCACCCCTGAAGCGCTGCTGACCTTCATCGACGGCCTGGACATGCCGGCCGACGCCAAGGCCGAGCTCAAGCAACTGACCCCTGCCACCTACATTGGCAACGCCGTGGCCCAGGCCAAACGCATCTGA
- a CDS encoding cupin domain-containing protein — MNSDTPLQLLGGLTAREFLRDYWQKKPLLVRQAFPDFISPIDADELAGLALEEEVESRLVLEHGERPWELRRGPFAEDAFADLPERDWTLLVQAVDQFVPEVAELLEEFRFLPSWRIDDVMISYAAPGGSVGPHFDNYDVFLLQADGKRNWKVGQMCNSDSALIDHADLRILAEFEQSDEWTLEPGDMLYLPPRLAHYGVAEGECMTYSVGFRAPSAAEVLTHFTDFLGQFLPDEERYSDADAQPVSDPHQIQHDALDRLKALIDKHMADKDLLLTWFGQFMTEPRYPEQVVGEELSEQELLDYLGQGAILIRNPSARLAWSEFGDDLLLFASGRSCPLPGKLRELLKLICSADALHSENLAQWLPDEDGLMLVQQLVMQGSLGFADE; from the coding sequence ATGAATTCTGATACTCCACTGCAACTGCTGGGCGGCCTGACGGCCCGTGAATTCCTGCGCGACTACTGGCAGAAGAAGCCGCTGCTGGTGCGTCAGGCCTTCCCCGACTTCATCAGCCCCATCGACGCCGACGAACTGGCCGGCCTGGCCCTGGAAGAAGAAGTCGAGTCGCGCCTGGTGCTCGAACACGGCGAGCGCCCGTGGGAGCTGCGCCGCGGCCCGTTCGCCGAGGACGCCTTCGCCGACCTGCCCGAGCGTGACTGGACCCTGCTGGTACAGGCGGTGGACCAGTTCGTCCCGGAAGTGGCCGAGCTGCTCGAAGAGTTCCGCTTCCTGCCCAGCTGGCGTATCGACGACGTGATGATCAGCTACGCAGCGCCCGGCGGCAGCGTCGGCCCGCATTTCGACAACTACGACGTGTTCCTGCTGCAGGCCGATGGCAAGCGCAACTGGAAAGTCGGCCAGATGTGCAACAGCGACAGCGCGCTGATCGACCACGCTGACCTGCGCATCCTCGCCGAATTCGAGCAGAGCGACGAGTGGACCCTGGAGCCCGGCGACATGCTCTACCTGCCGCCGCGCCTGGCCCACTACGGCGTCGCCGAGGGCGAGTGCATGACCTACTCGGTGGGCTTCCGCGCCCCCAGCGCGGCCGAAGTGCTGACCCACTTCACCGACTTCCTCGGCCAGTTCCTGCCGGACGAAGAGCGCTACAGCGATGCCGACGCCCAGCCGGTCAGCGACCCGCACCAGATCCAGCACGACGCCCTGGACCGCCTCAAGGCCCTGATCGACAAGCACATGGCCGACAAGGACCTGCTGCTGACCTGGTTCGGCCAGTTCATGACCGAGCCGCGTTACCCCGAGCAGGTAGTAGGCGAGGAACTGTCTGAACAGGAGCTGCTCGACTACCTCGGCCAGGGCGCCATCCTGATCCGCAACCCGAGCGCACGCCTGGCCTGGTCGGAGTTCGGCGACGACCTGCTGCTGTTCGCCAGCGGCCGCAGTTGCCCGCTGCCGGGGAAACTGCGCGAGCTGCTGAAACTGATCTGCTCCGCCGACGCCCTGCACAGCGAAAACCTGGCCCAGTGGCTGCCGGATGAAGACGGCCTGATGCTGGTCCAGCAGTTGGTCATGCAAGGCAGCCTGGGGTTCGCCGATGAATAA
- the cspD gene encoding cold shock domain-containing protein CspD: MASGKVKWFNNAKGYGFINEEGKSEDLFAHYSAIQMDGYKTLKAGQAVTFELVQGPKGTHAVNIQSASTTPSGTSTGNVTSIPQEA; this comes from the coding sequence ATGGCAAGCGGTAAAGTCAAGTGGTTCAACAACGCCAAGGGCTACGGATTCATCAATGAGGAGGGTAAAAGCGAAGACTTGTTCGCCCATTACTCCGCCATCCAGATGGATGGCTACAAAACATTGAAAGCCGGACAGGCCGTGACGTTCGAGCTCGTGCAAGGCCCCAAGGGCACGCACGCAGTGAACATCCAGAGTGCCAGCACCACCCCTTCAGGTACCAGCACAGGCAATGTTACATCCATCCCTCAAGAAGCCTGA
- a CDS encoding NUDIX hydrolase, translating into MSWQPHITVATIVEHEGKFLFVEEFKAGQHVLNQPAGHLEANETITQAALRETLEETAWEVELTGVVGIYLYTAPSNGVTYQRICFAARPVHHHTDLALDSDIVRAVWLSRDELLAEPSRWRSELVPRCLDDYLKGPLHSLELLRD; encoded by the coding sequence GTGTCTTGGCAACCCCACATCACCGTCGCCACCATCGTCGAACATGAGGGCAAGTTCCTCTTCGTCGAGGAATTCAAGGCCGGCCAGCACGTTCTCAACCAACCTGCCGGCCACCTGGAAGCCAACGAAACCATCACCCAGGCCGCTCTGCGCGAGACGCTGGAAGAAACCGCGTGGGAAGTCGAACTCACCGGCGTGGTCGGCATCTACCTCTATACCGCCCCGAGCAACGGTGTAACCTACCAGCGTATCTGCTTCGCCGCCCGCCCCGTACACCACCACACAGACCTGGCTCTGGACAGCGACATCGTCCGCGCCGTGTGGCTGAGCCGCGACGAGCTGCTGGCCGAGCCGTCGCGTTGGCGCAGCGAACTGGTGCCCCGTTGCCTCGACGACTATCTGAAAGGCCCTCTGCACAGCCTCGAACTGCTGCGCGACTGA
- a CDS encoding NADP-dependent isocitrate dehydrogenase, with translation MPTRSKIIYTFTDEAPALATYSLLPIVEAFTASADIAVETRDISLAGRILAAFPEQLGSAKQVGDHLAELGQLATTPEANIIKLPNISASVPQLKAAIKELQNKGFNIPDYADEPATAQEKESRARYDRIKGSAVNPVLREGNSDRRAPLSVKNYARKHPHKMGAWAADSKSHVAHMTHGDFYGSEKAALIETDDSLRIELVGKDGTTTVLKEKTAVKAAEVIDCATMSRKALKAFIAEQIADAKASGVLLSVHLKATMMKVSDPIMFGVIVEEFYNDVLAKHAAALAEVGFNSNNGIGDLYARIKDLPAEKQAEIEADIQALYAVRPALAMVNSDKGITNLHVPSDVIVDASMPAMIRDSGKMWNTAGELQDAKAVIPDRCYAGIYQATIEDCKQHGAFDPTTMGSVPNVGLMAQKAEEYGSHDKTFQIKADGVVRVVDGKGQVILEQNVEAGDIFRMCQTKDAPIQDWVKLAVNRARLSNTPAVFWLDPARAHDGVMIEKVQAYLKDHDTAGLDIRILAPVDAIKFSLARIREGKDTISVTGNVLRDYLTDLFPIMELGTSAKMLSIVPLMNGGGLFETGAGGSAPKHVQQLVEENFLRWDSLGEFLALAASLEHLGNTYDNPRAKVLANTLDQATGKFLDTNKSPSRKVGGIDNRGSHFYLTLYWAEALAAQTDDAALQARFAPLAKTLSENEATIVAELNAVQGKPADIGGYYAPDAELTAKVMRPSQTLNSAIAAL, from the coding sequence ATGCCCACCCGTTCCAAGATCATCTACACCTTCACCGACGAAGCCCCCGCCCTCGCCACCTACTCGCTGCTGCCGATCGTCGAAGCCTTCACCGCTTCGGCCGATATCGCCGTCGAAACCCGCGACATCTCCCTGGCCGGCCGAATCCTCGCGGCCTTCCCGGAGCAACTGGGCAGCGCGAAGCAGGTAGGCGATCACCTGGCGGAACTGGGCCAGCTGGCCACCACCCCTGAAGCCAACATCATCAAGCTGCCGAACATCTCTGCTTCGGTTCCACAGCTGAAGGCGGCGATCAAGGAACTGCAGAACAAGGGCTTCAACATCCCTGACTACGCCGACGAGCCGGCCACCGCGCAAGAAAAAGAATCCCGTGCCCGCTACGACCGCATCAAGGGCAGCGCCGTGAACCCGGTCCTGCGCGAAGGCAACTCCGACCGCCGCGCCCCGCTGTCGGTCAAGAACTACGCACGCAAGCACCCGCACAAGATGGGCGCCTGGGCCGCCGACTCCAAGTCGCACGTCGCCCACATGACCCACGGCGACTTCTACGGCAGCGAGAAGGCCGCGCTGATCGAGACTGACGACAGCCTGCGCATCGAACTGGTCGGCAAGGACGGCACCACCACCGTCCTGAAAGAGAAAACCGCGGTCAAGGCCGCCGAAGTCATCGACTGCGCCACCATGAGCCGCAAGGCCCTGAAGGCCTTCATCGCCGAGCAGATCGCCGATGCCAAGGCCTCCGGCGTGCTGCTGTCAGTGCACCTGAAAGCCACCATGATGAAAGTCTCCGACCCGATCATGTTCGGCGTGATCGTCGAGGAGTTCTACAACGACGTGCTGGCCAAGCACGCCGCGGCGTTGGCTGAAGTAGGCTTCAACTCGAACAACGGCATCGGCGACCTGTACGCCCGCATCAAGGACCTGCCTGCTGAAAAGCAAGCCGAGATCGAAGCCGATATCCAGGCCCTGTACGCCGTTCGCCCGGCGCTGGCCATGGTCAACTCGGACAAGGGCATCACCAACCTGCACGTACCGAGTGACGTCATCGTCGACGCCTCGATGCCTGCGATGATCCGCGACTCGGGCAAGATGTGGAACACCGCCGGTGAGCTGCAGGACGCCAAGGCCGTGATCCCGGACCGCTGCTACGCCGGCATCTACCAGGCCACCATCGAAGACTGCAAGCAGCACGGCGCCTTCGACCCGACCACCATGGGCAGCGTCCCCAACGTCGGCCTGATGGCCCAGAAAGCCGAAGAGTACGGCTCCCACGACAAGACCTTCCAGATCAAGGCCGACGGTGTCGTGCGTGTGGTCGATGGCAAGGGCCAGGTCATCCTGGAGCAGAACGTCGAAGCCGGTGACATCTTCCGCATGTGCCAGACCAAGGACGCGCCGATCCAGGACTGGGTCAAGCTGGCCGTCAACCGTGCCCGCCTGAGCAACACCCCGGCGGTGTTCTGGCTGGACCCGGCGCGCGCCCACGACGGCGTGATGATCGAGAAGGTGCAGGCGTACCTGAAGGACCACGACACTGCCGGCCTGGACATCCGCATCCTGGCCCCGGTCGACGCCATCAAGTTCTCCCTGGCCCGCATCCGCGAAGGCAAGGACACCATCTCGGTGACCGGCAACGTCCTGCGCGACTACCTGACCGACCTGTTCCCGATCATGGAGCTGGGCACCAGCGCCAAGATGCTGTCGATCGTCCCGCTGATGAACGGCGGTGGCCTGTTCGAAACCGGCGCCGGTGGTTCGGCACCGAAGCACGTGCAACAGCTGGTTGAAGAGAACTTCCTGCGCTGGGACTCGCTGGGTGAATTCCTCGCGCTCGCCGCTTCGCTCGAGCACCTGGGCAACACCTACGACAACCCGCGCGCCAAAGTCCTGGCCAACACCCTGGACCAGGCCACCGGCAAGTTCCTCGACACCAACAAGTCGCCTTCGCGCAAGGTCGGCGGTATCGACAACCGCGGCAGCCACTTCTACCTCACGCTCTACTGGGCAGAAGCCCTGGCCGCCCAGACCGACGATGCCGCCCTGCAGGCGCGCTTCGCCCCACTGGCAAAAACCCTGAGCGAGAACGAAGCGACCATCGTCGCCGAGCTCAACGCCGTCCAGGGCAAGCCGGCCGACATCGGTGGCTACTACGCCCCGGATGCCGAGCTGACTGCTAAGGTGATGCGCCCAAGCCAAACCCTGAACAGCGCCATTGCCGCACTGTAA
- the hflD gene encoding high frequency lysogenization protein HflD — translation MNNLQEQLVALGGVFQAAVLVDRIARTGQASEAHIGCMLGSLLVRDPKDTLEVFGGDDLNLRDGYRALVGALERDPSSLQREPLRYALSMLGLERQLNKRGDMLDIIGNRLPQIQSQADHFGLVHENVIASSGALYQDTLSTLRQRIQVHGDMRFLQQASNASKIRALLLAGIRAARLWRQLGGHRWQLVFSRRKLLNELYGMMRTND, via the coding sequence ATGAACAACCTCCAGGAGCAGTTGGTCGCCCTGGGCGGCGTGTTCCAGGCCGCAGTACTGGTCGACCGCATCGCCCGCACCGGCCAGGCCAGCGAGGCCCACATCGGCTGCATGCTTGGTAGCCTGCTGGTGCGCGACCCGAAGGATACGCTGGAAGTGTTCGGCGGCGACGACCTTAACCTGCGCGATGGCTATCGCGCGCTGGTCGGCGCCCTGGAGCGCGACCCCAGCAGCCTGCAGCGCGAGCCGCTGCGCTACGCCCTGTCGATGCTCGGCCTTGAGCGCCAGCTGAACAAACGCGGCGACATGCTCGACATCATCGGCAATCGCCTGCCGCAGATTCAATCGCAGGCCGATCATTTCGGCCTGGTTCACGAAAACGTCATCGCTTCCAGCGGAGCCTTGTACCAGGACACCTTGAGCACCCTGCGCCAACGCATCCAGGTGCACGGCGACATGCGTTTCCTGCAGCAGGCGAGCAATGCCTCGAAGATCCGTGCCCTGCTGCTGGCCGGCATCCGCGCCGCGCGCCTGTGGCGCCAGCTGGGCGGGCATCGCTGGCAACTGGTGTTCAGCCGGCGCAAGTTGCTCAACGAGCTGTACGGGATGATGCGTACCAACGACTGA
- the icd gene encoding NADP-dependent isocitrate dehydrogenase has translation MGYQKIKVPSDGTKITVNADHSLNVPDNPIIPYIEGDGIGVDVSPVMIKVVDAAVQKAYGGKRKIAWMEVYAGEKATQVYDQDTWLPQETLDAVKDYVVSIKGPLTTPVGGGIRSLNVALRQQLDLYVCLRPVVWFQGVPSPVKKPGDVDMVIFRENSEDIYAGIEWKAGSPEANKVIKFLKEEMGVTKIRFDQDCGIGVKPVSKEGTKRLVRKALQYVVDNDRKSLTLVHKGNIMKFTEGAFKDWGYEVARDEFGAELLDGGPWMKFKNPKTGREVIVKDAIADAMLQQILLRPAEYDVIATLNLNGDYLSDALAAEVGGIGIAPGANLSDTVAMFEATHGTAPKYAGKDQVNPGSVILSAEMMLRHMGWIEAADLIIKGTNGAIAAKTVTYDFERLMDGATLVGSSGFGDAMIKHM, from the coding sequence ATGGGATATCAGAAAATCAAGGTGCCGTCTGATGGTACCAAGATCACCGTCAATGCAGACCATTCGCTCAATGTTCCCGACAACCCCATCATTCCCTACATAGAAGGCGACGGCATCGGCGTGGATGTCTCGCCGGTGATGATCAAGGTGGTCGACGCCGCCGTGCAGAAGGCCTACGGCGGCAAGCGCAAGATCGCCTGGATGGAGGTCTACGCCGGCGAGAAGGCGACACAAGTCTATGACCAGGACACCTGGCTGCCCCAGGAGACCCTCGATGCGGTGAAGGACTACGTGGTCTCGATCAAAGGGCCGCTGACCACACCGGTCGGCGGTGGTATTCGTTCACTCAACGTGGCCCTGCGCCAGCAGCTCGACCTTTATGTGTGCCTGCGCCCGGTGGTCTGGTTCCAGGGGGTGCCGAGCCCGGTCAAGAAGCCTGGCGACGTCGACATGGTGATCTTTCGCGAGAACTCCGAGGACATCTACGCCGGTATCGAATGGAAGGCCGGCTCGCCCGAGGCGAACAAGGTGATCAAGTTCCTCAAGGAGGAAATGGGCGTCACCAAGATCCGTTTCGACCAGGACTGCGGCATCGGCGTCAAGCCGGTTTCGAAGGAGGGCACCAAGCGCCTGGTGCGCAAGGCGCTGCAATATGTGGTGGATAACGACCGCAAGTCGCTGACCCTGGTGCACAAGGGCAACATCATGAAGTTCACTGAAGGGGCTTTCAAGGATTGGGGATACGAGGTGGCGCGCGACGAGTTCGGCGCGGAACTGCTTGATGGTGGCCCATGGATGAAGTTCAAGAACCCCAAGACCGGCCGTGAGGTGATCGTCAAGGATGCCATTGCCGACGCCATGCTCCAGCAGATCCTGCTGCGCCCGGCCGAATACGACGTGATTGCTACCCTCAACCTCAATGGCGACTACCTGTCCGACGCCCTGGCGGCGGAGGTGGGTGGTATCGGTATCGCGCCGGGCGCCAACTTGTCGGACACCGTGGCCATGTTCGAGGCCACCCACGGCACCGCGCCCAAGTATGCCGGGAAGGATCAGGTCAACCCGGGGTCAGTAATCCTGTCTGCCGAAATGATGCTGCGGCACATGGGTTGGATCGAGGCTGCGGACCTGATCATCAAAGGAACTAATGGCGCTATTGCGGCCAAGACCGTGACCTATGATTTCGAGCGCCTGATGGACGGTGCGACCTTGGTCGGCAGTTCCGGTTTTGGCGATGCCATGATCAAGCATATGTAA
- a CDS encoding GNAT family N-acetyltransferase gives MNKISVRLADWHKDNADIHRIRSAVFVAEQHVPPELEFDAEDPSAVHFLAMEGDYPIGTARLLPDGTIGRVSVLKDWRGLKVGDALMQAVIVEAQNRDLKQQMLSAQVHATPFYERLGFRVVSEEFLEAGIPHVDMVRDSREIV, from the coding sequence ATGAATAAGATCAGCGTTCGACTGGCCGACTGGCACAAAGACAACGCCGATATCCACCGCATCCGCAGCGCCGTGTTCGTCGCCGAGCAGCATGTGCCACCGGAGCTGGAGTTCGACGCTGAAGACCCGAGCGCCGTGCATTTCCTCGCCATGGAAGGCGACTACCCGATCGGTACCGCGCGCCTATTGCCCGACGGCACCATCGGCCGGGTGTCGGTGCTCAAGGACTGGCGCGGCTTGAAGGTGGGCGATGCACTGATGCAGGCGGTGATCGTCGAGGCGCAGAACCGCGACCTCAAACAGCAGATGCTCAGCGCCCAGGTGCATGCCACCCCATTCTACGAGCGCCTGGGGTTCCGCGTGGTCAGCGAGGAGTTCCTCGAGGCCGGGATCCCGCACGTGGACATGGTGCGCGACTCGCGCGAGATCGTCTAA
- a CDS encoding polyurethane esterase: MPIFDYRQLGGSASSALYKDAMALAMYAYHGIDDGFAAGYQQHGFGLGLPATLVKALVGGTDSQGVIPGIPWNPDAEAKALANAKAIGWNPISAAQLGYQGKTDARGTFYGENAGYTTAQAEVMGRYDADGHLTGIGIAFRGTGGPREVLIGDTIGDVINDLLAAFGPPGYARDYTGNAFGRLLDNVAAFAKANGLTGADVTVSGHSLGGLAVNSLADLSTSRWGGFYQDSRYVAFASPTQAADANKVLNIGYENDPVFRVLDGTSVTWGTAGVHDSAKASATNNIVNFNDHYASDAWNLLPFSIANIANWLSHLPAAYTDGLGRVVDSSFYQWTTRDSTVVVSNLSDVTRGSTWVADLNRSAEPHKGSTFIIGTDKDDLIHGGRGNDYLEGRAGNDTFRDDGGFNLIDGGDGHDTFKLQDSLASLNIARDGEGTVYVQDAVGGISQLHGVENLVSKEPSLVIFTKEVAHQLGVDGLLNSGKLNPYAASISGSQAGDQLVAGSQGQWLFGLGGDDRLQGGAGNDVLVGGTGNDVLSGGAGRDTFLFSGHFGLDRVLDFTGQDRLVFMGVEGGTAVPAWRDHASQVGNDLVLTFGADSVTLVGIAAQSLGDGQVVIA; encoded by the coding sequence ATGCCCATATTCGATTACCGCCAACTTGGCGGCTCTGCCTCTTCCGCCCTCTACAAAGATGCCATGGCCTTGGCGATGTATGCCTACCACGGCATCGACGATGGATTCGCCGCAGGCTACCAGCAGCATGGTTTCGGCCTCGGCTTGCCCGCCACACTGGTCAAAGCACTGGTAGGCGGCACCGACAGTCAGGGCGTGATCCCCGGCATACCCTGGAACCCTGACGCAGAGGCCAAGGCCTTGGCCAACGCCAAGGCGATCGGCTGGAACCCGATCAGCGCCGCGCAGCTGGGCTATCAGGGCAAGACCGATGCGCGGGGGACCTTCTATGGTGAAAACGCCGGCTATACCACGGCACAGGCTGAAGTCATGGGTCGCTACGACGCTGACGGTCACCTGACGGGCATCGGCATCGCCTTTCGCGGCACCGGTGGGCCACGGGAAGTGCTGATTGGCGACACCATCGGCGACGTGATCAACGACCTGTTGGCGGCGTTCGGGCCACCGGGCTATGCCCGCGACTACACCGGCAACGCCTTCGGCCGCCTGCTCGACAATGTGGCGGCATTTGCCAAGGCCAACGGCCTGACCGGCGCCGATGTCACCGTCAGTGGCCACAGCCTTGGCGGGTTGGCGGTGAACAGCCTGGCAGACCTCAGCACCTCGCGTTGGGGCGGCTTCTACCAGGATTCGCGCTACGTCGCCTTCGCCTCGCCGACCCAGGCCGCCGATGCCAACAAGGTGCTCAACATCGGCTACGAGAACGACCCGGTATTCCGTGTGCTCGACGGTACCTCGGTCACCTGGGGGACCGCCGGCGTGCACGATAGCGCCAAGGCCTCGGCCACCAACAACATCGTCAACTTCAACGACCACTACGCTTCTGACGCCTGGAACCTGCTGCCGTTCTCCATCGCCAACATCGCCAACTGGCTGTCGCACCTGCCGGCCGCCTACACCGATGGCCTGGGGCGGGTGGTGGACTCGTCCTTCTATCAGTGGACCACCCGCGACTCGACCGTGGTGGTCAGCAACCTGTCCGATGTGACCCGGGGCTCGACCTGGGTCGCGGACCTCAACCGCAGCGCCGAGCCTCACAAAGGCAGTACCTTCATCATTGGTACCGACAAGGACGACCTGATCCATGGCGGGCGTGGCAACGACTACCTCGAAGGGCGTGCCGGCAACGATACCTTCCGTGATGATGGCGGCTTCAACCTGATCGATGGCGGCGACGGGCATGACACGTTCAAGCTGCAGGATTCACTGGCTAGCCTGAACATCGCCCGCGACGGCGAGGGCACGGTGTATGTGCAGGATGCCGTGGGCGGCATCAGCCAGTTGCACGGCGTCGAGAACCTGGTCAGCAAGGAGCCGAGCCTGGTGATCTTCACCAAGGAGGTGGCCCATCAGCTAGGCGTAGATGGGTTGCTGAACAGTGGCAAGCTCAACCCCTACGCAGCGTCGATCAGTGGTAGCCAGGCGGGTGACCAGCTGGTGGCGGGGAGCCAGGGCCAGTGGTTGTTCGGCCTGGGTGGGGATGATCGCCTGCAGGGCGGCGCGGGCAATGACGTGCTGGTCGGTGGCACCGGCAACGATGTGCTCAGTGGCGGTGCCGGGCGCGATACGTTCCTGTTCAGCGGGCACTTCGGTCTGGACCGGGTGCTGGATTTCACCGGCCAGGACCGCCTGGTATTCATGGGCGTGGAGGGCGGCACGGCTGTACCGGCCTGGCGTGATCATGCCAGCCAGGTGGGCAATGACCTGGTGCTGACGTTCGGTGCCGACAGCGTGACGCTGGTGGGGATTGCGGCGCAGTCGCTGGGTGATGGCCAGGTCGTGATTGCCTGA
- the mnmA gene encoding tRNA 2-thiouridine(34) synthase MnmA encodes MTSPALKDPAKTRVIVGMSGGVDSSVSALLLMEQGYQVEGLFMKNWEEDDGTEYCTAREDLADAQAVCDRIGIKLHTANFAAEYWDNVFEHFLEEYKAGRTPNPDILCNREIKFKAFLDYALSLGADLIATGHYVRRRDTGELTELLKGLDPNKDQSYFLHAVGGKEIARTLFPVGELEKPEVRAIAEKHGLATAKKKDSTGICFIGERRFSDFLKQYLPAQPGEIQTTDGEVIGRHHGLMYHTIGQRQGLGIGGLKDAGDEPWYVLHKDLARNVLVVGQGNEHPWLFSRALLASEIFWVNPIDLSSPRRLTAKVRYRQGDQQCTLERTENGYRAVFDEPQRAVTPGQSVVFYDGEVCLGGGVIETAEPWSPRQ; translated from the coding sequence ATGACCAGCCCAGCACTCAAAGACCCCGCCAAGACCCGCGTCATCGTCGGCATGTCCGGCGGCGTGGACTCTTCCGTCTCCGCCCTTCTGCTCATGGAGCAGGGCTACCAGGTGGAAGGTCTGTTCATGAAGAACTGGGAAGAGGACGACGGCACCGAATACTGCACCGCCCGCGAAGACCTCGCCGACGCCCAGGCCGTGTGCGACCGCATCGGCATCAAGCTGCACACCGCCAACTTCGCCGCCGAATACTGGGACAACGTGTTCGAGCACTTCCTCGAAGAGTACAAGGCCGGCCGCACACCGAACCCGGACATCCTGTGCAACCGCGAGATCAAGTTCAAGGCGTTTCTCGACTATGCCCTGTCGCTGGGCGCCGACCTGATTGCCACCGGCCACTATGTGCGCCGCCGCGATACCGGCGAACTGACCGAGCTGCTCAAAGGCCTGGATCCGAACAAGGACCAGAGCTACTTCCTGCACGCCGTGGGCGGCAAGGAGATCGCCCGCACCCTGTTCCCGGTCGGTGAGCTAGAGAAGCCCGAAGTCCGCGCCATCGCCGAGAAACATGGCCTGGCCACGGCGAAGAAGAAGGACTCCACCGGCATTTGCTTCATCGGTGAGCGCCGTTTCAGCGACTTCCTCAAGCAGTATCTGCCGGCCCAGCCGGGCGAGATCCAGACCACCGATGGCGAAGTCATCGGCCGCCACCACGGCCTGATGTACCACACCATCGGCCAGCGCCAGGGCCTGGGCATCGGCGGCCTGAAGGACGCCGGCGACGAACCGTGGTACGTGCTACACAAGGACCTCGCACGGAACGTGCTGGTGGTCGGCCAGGGTAACGAACACCCCTGGCTGTTCTCCCGCGCCCTGCTTGCCTCGGAAATCTTCTGGGTCAACCCGATCGACTTGAGCAGCCCGCGCCGGCTCACCGCCAAAGTGCGCTATCGCCAGGGCGACCAACAATGCACCCTTGAGCGCACCGAGAACGGCTACCGCGCGGTGTTCGACGAACCTCAACGCGCGGTCACCCCCGGCCAGTCGGTGGTGTTCTACGACGGCGAGGTGTGCCTGGGTGGTGGCGTGATCGAGACCGCCGAGCCGTGGAGCCCGCGTCAATGA